The proteins below come from a single Gossypium raimondii isolate GPD5lz chromosome 2, ASM2569854v1, whole genome shotgun sequence genomic window:
- the LOC105789651 gene encoding uncharacterized protein LOC105789651 produces MRTAGLEKTSEQWCKEIQEEKNKADGWERRFQEVQAQNETLKRGLSENQKEKGELENRVAELEESLHRHWNRNSVMELKASLNRIEEMKERIEELEEALQNCEIRIEYLEANEDRQNEQLHYFQNQVRDRDHIMGEAVAQIREVTNHLQTLAVQADTLSVKYELESSRGKELASLLKKIRILRIRANKIVLV; encoded by the coding sequence ATGAGGACTGCCGGGTTGGAAAAGACTTCTGAGCAGTGGTGCAAGGAGATTCAAGAGGAAAAGAACAAGGCTGATGGATGGGAAAGAAGGTTCCAAGAAGTTCAAGCACAGAACGAGACTCTAAAGAGGGGTTTATCagaaaatcaaaaggaaaaaggggAACTAGAGAACAGAGTGGCTGAATTAGAAGAATCACTCCATCGGCATTGGAATCGGAATTCTGTGATGGAATTAAAGGCAAGCTTAAATagaattgaagaaatgaaagaaagaattgaaGAGTTAGAAGAAGCATTGCAAAATTGCGAGATTCGGATCGAGTATTTGGAAGCCAATGAAGACCGTCAAAACGAGCAGTTGCACTACTTTCAGAACCAAGTTAGAGATAGAGATCACATTATGGGAGAAGCCGTGGCTCAAATTCGAGAGGTTACGAATCACCTGCAGACGTTGGCAGTACAAGCTGATACGCTAAGTGTGAAGTATGAGCTGGAATCAAGCCGGGGGAAAGAGCTAGCTTCATTACTTAAgaagattagaattttgagaatTAGGGCAAACAAGATcgttttggtttag
- the LOC128034139 gene encoding uncharacterized protein LOC128034139: MESTALNGRMARWQILLSEFDIVYVNQKAVKGSAIADFLASRALEDYEPLNFNFPNEDLMYVATAEKDFQKGGLWKLNFDGASNAIAKYEACIMGIRAAIERKIKVLEVYGDSTLVIYQLKGEWEMRDPKLIRYRKLVLELIEEFNSVTFYYIPRDENQMADALATLASMFKVNKPEDMKPIQISIHEAPAHCYNIDDEEEKDDHPWYHDILRYVKSREYPDHATENDKRILRRLAIDYVLDGDILYKKGKDQVLLRCVDAVEAKKILEEVHEGKMTETYKDWHEKLPFALLAYRSSVRTSTGATLFSLVYGMEAVLPIEVEIPSLRVLAELKLDEAEWIQSRYDQLNLIEEKRLKAIRHSQMYQKRMM, from the exons ATGGAGTCGACCGCTCTGAATGGGAGAATGGCTCGATGGCAAATTCTTCTATCTGAATTTGATATAGTCTATGTGAACCAGAAGGCGgtaaaagggagtgcaatagcggATTTCCTGGCAAGTAGAGCTCTGGAAGACTACGAGCCACTAAACTTCAATTTTccaaatgaagatttgatgtatgttgcaACTGCAGAAAAAGATTTTCAAAAAGGTGGTCTTTGGAAGCTGAATTTTGACggagcttcaaatgctataG ctaagtatgaagcttgcattatGGGCATTCGGGCAGCCATAGAAAGGAAAATTAAGGTGCTAGAGGTATACGGAGACTCTACATTAGTAATTTATCAGCTCAAAGGGGAGTGGGAAATGAGAGACCCGAAGTTAATCCGCTATCGAAAATTGGTCTTGGAATTGATTGAGGAATTTAACAGTGTCACTTTTTATTATATCCCACGAGATGAAAACCAGATGGCAGATGCTTTGGCAACTCTAGCCTCTATGTTCAAAGTGAACAAACCAGAAGATATGAAGCCTATTCAGATCAGCATTCATGAGGCTCCAGCCCATTGTTAcaatattgacgatgaagaggAAAAGGATGACCACCCTTGGTATCATGACATATTGCGATATGTAAAGAGTCGTGAGTACCCTGACCATGCGACGGAAAATGATAAGAGAATATTAAGGAGATTAGCCATTGATTATGTCCTAGATGGGGATATCTtgtataaaaagggaaaagatcaAGTTTTGTTGAGATGTGTGGATGCTGTCGAGgccaagaaaattttggaagaagtgCATGAAG ggaaaatgactgaaacctacAAAGACTGGCACGAGAAATTACCTTTCGCCCTCCTGGCATATCGGAGCTCTGTTAGGacctctactggggcaacactgTTTTCTCTAGTCTATgggatggaggcagttttacctatagaagttgaaatcccttctctccgaGTATTAGCTGAACTAAAGTTAGATGAGGCCGAATGGattcaatctcgatatgatcagctaAACTTGATAGAAGAAAAGAGGTTAAAGGCTATTCGTCACAGTCAGATGTATCAGAAAAGAATGATGTAA